The DNA region CATTAATGATTGAGTTCTTGACAATACCAATACCAATCAGCAAATATTactttcgaaaaattatgaacTTTGGAACTAACTTTGCTAGCAATAGAGTTAATAAATTGTAGCTAGGTTTTTAGGTAATGTTAGATCTATTACTTTGATCATTTAGTAATTTTCTTTATCTTGTATCTTACAGTCGAGTCCGTGTTAACACATCAATCAACCACATAATCCACAATGGGCGTGCCTGCTGGTGATGTTGAGAAGGGAAAGAAGCTGTTCGTGCAGCGTTGCGCCCAGTGCCACACTGTTGAGGCCGGCGGCAAGCACAAGGTGGGACCCAACCTGCATGGACTGATCGGTCGCAAGACCGGACAGGCGGCCGGATTCGCGTACACGGACGCCAACAAGGCCAAGGGCATCACCTGGAACGAGGACACCCTGTTCGAGTACCTGGAGAACCCCAAGAAGTACATCCCCGGCACCAAGATGATCTTCGCCGGCCTGAAGAAGCCCAACGAGCGCGGCGATCTGATCGCCTACCTGAAGTCGGCCACCAAGTAAAGGTGCTATCCACAAACTCACCAACAACCTCTGCAGGATGTCTAACTGTATTATTGTGTTCAGTCACAGTCCGGCAAACAACCGCAAcagaaacaactacaaatcAACAAAGTACAGACCTAAAAACTACAATTATGTTAATTATAAAGTTTAAATAGgacaatttattatttaatttaaataaaaagtggaatatttaatttaaacccGATGAGAATTGTGACAACCAcaagaaaaagttaaataataaaaaaaaacaactaaaaacGATGTAAAGGTGCTTTATTTTGAGTGGGGAAAAAAGAATACTTTGAATTCCTTAGAACCTATTTATTGTTAGAAAGATCTATAATCCCTTGCTCTTAAGTTCAAGCTTTAAAGCTTATAAAGAGGATTCTTTTTAAGGGAACTCCCCAGCTCTTAGTCATGCAAAAATGGGTTTATTATCGGCAAAGAGAACTATGAACTGGCGAAATTGTTTCTCTGATAACCATTTATTGAAAAGCAAAGAGTAGATCTGGCCATAACTACTACTATATCACGTGCCTCAACCAAATAATAGTACAAAGAGAGGCCAATAAGAGATTTCCCTAGGTCTCGTGTCCCAGATAAGAACCGATAGCTAGTAACTGAACTATGAAACCGTTCTAAAAGAGCATCGCAGCTACCTAATCAAATATTGCGTCACAGTATAATAGCAATTTTGAAAGAGAGCCCCTCTACAAAGTAAACTTCTCAAATCACATGCCAATTCTTACAATATGAGTTATACAAGAATACACTTGAAagttaaaataattttggctagtttatgtatattttcttttacacTCGCAAAACTTGATCGTACACTTTAATAACAACTTTATTATGCATTACatatttttcatttcaattatGCTTATTTGATTTAGTTTTAAATGAAAGAAATACTTGATAGGtttatacaatatatttttgttttctttagttttgttttttttttgtttagttgTGGGTGCGCTGACGCGATTATAATACAAAAGAAGTGCATATCATCTGGTTTAGAAAAAACTCTGTACAGCGGCGCACACATAATATTAAGaacacaaataataataacaacaaaatataaacaatCGAATTGAACGGAACAATCCTAGAGGATAGACGTTTGTATTTGCTCTGCCATTACAGTGAATTGCTTTTTTGGAATGCCAACAAAAAATCGAATTGTTCTCTCAATACGTTTTATGGACCGAGGGCGTAAATGGGCGTGGTCGGAGGTATGGGCTAAACAAGAACTTAGTTTAAACGGGGAACAAACATGCGCTTAAGGTAGCAAGAACAAACATCATTGTAAGTGTGGTGGAGAGGTGAGGGATCAGGCTGGAGATATAGATCCCTCCGCGACTCTTATTGTTAGTTAAGGTATCAGGCTGGCGGCCTGGCTAGAATATTTGTTGTGTGCCTGTGCATGGATGACTGATTTGATTGGACCACTTAGGCCTTGCCAGTGATGGGTGCGGAACCTTGTTTCTGGTTCTCGTTCTCCTTCTCCAGCTGCTTGCCCAGGTATTCCctgataataaaaacaaagagTATTTTGAGTACACAGAGAATTTTGATCATCATAATGGTCATGGATTGAAAATGATTGATATGAGGATCACAGGACCTGTATGCGGGATATGGGGAATGCATGAGAGAATATGCACTCAAAATCCATACTAACCAGTTGTGTACCATCAGCTTTTGCACGGCCAGCAGGGCTTCGTATCGCACATTGGGATCCTCGTGTCCCAGATGCTGCATCACGATCTGTTTGCCACCCAGCTGCTCCAGCACACTAAGGAAAATAAGTTTATTAATAAGCTGCTTAGTACTATAAAGCTTAAATGGTTTCCGCTAGGTTTTGGGTGGGTTTCAAAAAGGACAACCCTTAAACAGCGggatttacaaatatttatagaatATACTCACTGCTTGCCGCGGGGATAGTGACGCACATACTCTCCGATATCAAAGCAGGCGACGGAGAGGATGATGGCGTCCTTGGAGGTCTCCAGCAGGTGGACAAGGATGCGCAGCAGCTCGTAGTTCTTCTCGTTCAGGCGCTGGGCATTCTCACGCCAGAACTTGGCCGACTTGTGGACAGGCGACCACTCCAAGCGACCGCTGCGCACCTCAGTGGCGTACTCATCGAAGGAGCTCAGGTCCTGCACAGAGTTCTGCAGCTTCTCGCTGAGGTACTCCACGTCGGCGGTGATGTCCTCGTCGTCAAAGCGACGCTGCTCGAGAATGGATAGCTGCTTCAGCACCTTGCACTGGACCATGGCGATGCAATGGTCCTTGGCCACCGATGTATCCTCTGGCTTCTCGATCAGATTGCGGAAGACAGCGAGGATGATGCGGGTCACCTTCTCCTTGGCACAATCGCTGAGGATATCGGCCAGGATGGGGATCACGCTGAACTTGTTCATCTTGGCGGCCAGCAGGGGATTGAAGGTCAGCACCCACAGGCAGAAGATCAACTGGTATTGCACCTATGAATAAGAAATCGAATTTAAATTGTACCAAACAATTTAggcatttcaatttcaaacTCACCTGGAAGTTGACACGGGTCGAGAGGATGCGGATCAGAGTGCTGATGCCGTCGACGCCCACGAAGGCGAATCGGTACTCATCCACGCGGAGCATCATCTGCAGGCAGCGGGCCACCGATTGGATGTATTCGTTGTTCTATCAATGTTAAAAAACTCCCATTAGTTAATTCTCGAATTCGATTTATCTTTTCATTGGTTAGGTTTGTTAGTTATGACGATATCAGCTGGAATCTATTTTTGGCTAGCTACAACAACGATAATTACTATAAGCTACGCACAATAGGAGAAATATAGTGAAATAGAGAGTGGACAACATTTAAAGAGAGTTTAATATGCAACATCAATGGGGGTTCGAACAGTTCACCTTATGCCATTGTTTATCTTTGTGTAATTTTGGTTGATTTTCGTGTAGTTTTAACCCGTCACCTGGACCTTGATTTCCATTACACCACACTGATATGCCTTTTATACACCGCTTGACAACACTGGTTGCTAAGTCCTTCGCGCCGGATTCTCCTGTATTCTCACGCGCTATTAGTCGGGTTAGTAAACAATTACGAAATAGACTAAGAAATATCACACAAACACACGGATCACAATCGATAGAGCTATTGTTATAGCTCCAACAATATAGAGGTATAGATTAACGTCCatttaaataattcaaattTTGGAATTTAACTTATACGAaaattcttaatatttttgtcatagaccattaaaataaaaatcgtgAGAATGTTAGAATCTAATTTGTTCGAAAATTagcaatattttttatagatCATAGTTTTTGTACCGTATAACACGACTTGTCTCATCGACTGTGATCCTTCGTGTGCCCATAATTGTTTGATAGTTTATTCgtgttttgtgtgtgtttttggtGGGTGGGTAAGTGAATGTTTTGGTTGTTTCGGCGAGTGGATTGCTGCGAGATTGGTTTTTTTGGGTTTAGTGGTTTGGAATACCGGTATCACGCATTTGCCGTCCTGCTGCTGGTGGTCACTGCTACCGCCCACCTCCCGATAGCTCTCGTTGGCCCCCTCGGCcagctggtgctgctgctgcagctgggCCAGAGTGGGACTGTACTGGTGGCCATGGTGGTCTTTGTCTTTGCCATGCTGTCCATGCGTGTGCACAATGATCGTTTGTGTCCGCTTGGCCAGCTGGGCCATCTCTTGCAGATAGGCTAAGCCCTAGGGTGGGATCAGAGGTCGTGGGTCGTGGGGGTGGTTCGTCCACAGACATCGATTCAATCGATTCATAGATGGTAAATtgcatataaattaaaattgttcaCAGGGTTCAAGTGCAGCGGAACAGATAAATACGTTTGATGGACAAGAACACAAGGTAAATAACATTATTATAATCTGGTGCTATTTATGTGACACATGACACACGACTGCACGTGATGATCGGGAGTGGTGAGGTGGCGAAATATATATCCGGGATACTATAAGGTTTGGATATGGTGTGACAAGATTCTGAGTGCTGATGTACATATGGCATAATGTAGTTACAAACTCTTTGTTTGGTCTCCTCATTTGCAGAGATTTCACGAGTATTTCACCAAGACGAGGTCAGTtgtgtttggtttttagtCTTATACGAGGTCAGTTTCGGTTGTTTTAAATTAGAATAAATTATTATGGGTATATATACGGAAAGCAATACTGACAAGACATGCAGGAAGCTGAATATAAGGTTAGCTTTGAGTAGGGTTAGGTAATTTTTGCTTAGGTATATGAAATAAGGTTTTAGAAATAGTTAGGGGATAGATTTCAATTCGCATTAGAAAgggaataaaaaaaactttagtTAATCAAGCATGAACCATGCTATCTTCCTACGCTACATATCACATGCTATGAACTAGTGCCTGATTTGGGAACCCATGAATCAGCAAATTTTGTCAATATACaactaatttaaatattttcactaACTTAATTAATATTCTAACTAGTAGTGCAGGGATTAACCTCTTAATCTTCAGAACAAAAATTGCTTTGTAAAATGGAAAATTTCGTCAAtatacaacaaaaaataaaacttgcACTGGGTGTATAAACATGCAGTTGCATGATTGTGCATCCTTGGAATTTAAACACTTGGAAAACCCTAACCCAGTGCAAGAATTGCTTAGAAAAGTGCCAAGTATATACCAAAACATTCTTCACATGCTCTCCTAGCTTCATTTACAGATCATTGACAACATAAACATGCTCGCGGAGGGCTCATCCTCTACCGCACACATGCAGACTCACGTTGCTGGCCAGCTGATCCTTCAGGAACTGCAGATAGAAGTTCAGATCGGACTTGGGCATGGTCTCATGGCCCCAGCAGGCGAACTTGGCGAGGATGCGCGACGCCATGTTGACAATGAAGCCATCCTGGCGGTTCAGCAGGTTGAGGAACGGACCCCAGATGCACTGCTTCAGCTTGCCGGCCGTCTCGTGGAACAGATCCACCCGGGAGCGATCCTCCTGCAGCAGATCGTCGAGCAGCACGAGTATGTACTGGATGGTGGAGTCCTTGGATAGATGCGAGACAAGATTGAGCAGGGTCTTGACCACCTGGCTGGAGTTCGTGGCCAAGTAGCTGGCGCGTGACTTGTCCAGAGCGCTGATCGCCTTGTAGTCCTCCTCGCTGATCATCTGCGACTGCATGTAGGATGCCCAGTTGATCGCCCTCGTGCGGATGTCCGCCGCCTGCTGCTGCAGCACCGAGGTGGCAGCAATCATATCTGCGGGGTGATACAATAGAACAGGTTAATCGGCGAGGATGATGGGGTGCTGCGATGGACAGCCCAACCAccccacacacccacacactcgCACTTCGATTTTTCACCAGAGGTCGACTGCGAATTGCGGGGCGGTGCGGTGCGGGGGAAAAACTCACCAATGTTCTCCTCGGGCAAATACAAGGCGGTAGTCATTTTGAAGGCTTTCTTGCGACGACGCTCGGCACACACAAATTCAAGCACAGAATTTATGAAAATCTATCAAATATTACCCAGTGTTTTTCACACTACTGCGACACGACCGAAATTCAGCTGACTGGTCTTGTGACTTTTCTGCAGCCGTTGATCGAATAGTCGATTAGTGAACATCGATAGGTGAGCAATAACCGAAAGCTATCGATGGCTTGGGGCTGCCAACTGATTTTTCCCTATTTCgaggaaaatattttctagattttgaatttaagccccatttttttatccatttacaaaaatggtgtgcagcatttttatattttcttgacTAAGGTTTCCCAAAACATCTTTCGCATTTCGCCAgtatagtttttaaaaatttttttataacctTGAGGCTGTTGAACCCAACCGTATCTCCGGTATGcaatatttactttaaaatcaaattagaaattatattttgagtttttcatttttaaaaataatttcagacattaacttataaaaaaaaattaaaatattacatgCTTTTagtttgaaataaaaattcaacagAAGCCCATTAGCCCTCAATATCTAAAATGTTCTGTTCAATACCCAGATTGTAGTTCATTCGGTAGATGATGCAGTTGCTCATAAGTCTGATGGTCCACCATCCTAAGGCCCACTTCCAAAGAAAAATCTCTCTTTCAATACAGGAAACCACATAAAACAGTTAAAGTGCTTTTagaatatttcagttttaTTTTCCAATCAAGAACAAAATTCGAtctttacattttttgaaCTAACTTATCAAATTTTAATCGGAATTAAATGTGTTTTTATGTATTGTCATTGCTTAACTTAAGTGATTTGTCTCTTTTAAGTACATTTCGTTTCCTGCTTGACAAATAAAATATCTTCCATGATTGCATTCGTTTACCCTCATGGCACCCTGAAACAAGACAACGCAGTGCATATTGTCGTTCCAATAATCGGGTTCACCCGGACTCCACTTTAAGTACGAGACTTTCTTACCGGTGTCCACACTTACAAACTCCCCCGAAATGGCCTTATCATTGACGCCCAACCAGTATCGATCACCATGATTGACCATCGCGATAATGGCATTTAGTTCCTCATCATTTTCAAATGTCGCCAAATGTCCCCCCTTATCTACACAATACTTTTCAGCATCACTATAGGATTTCACACTTTCCAAGATAAAGAAATATCTAGATTGGACTTTCCGATAGTTCATAATTAATCTAAGCATGTGCATTATGTTTTCAAGTGGCCTTTCCAGATCGAACCTGATTGGGACCTGCCGGATTAACTCCTTCAAAGATTCTTCCATCCTCTGTAACCTTATATTTACAGCTTCTTGCAAGGCTGCCTGTTGTGCCTGGGTTTCCTTAACTGCCGAGAAATTGATGTCCATCTTGTTCTGCATAGATACCAGTAAATTTTCTATGCCTGTAAGGTGGTACTCCGTCCCACCAAGCTTATCCACAACGTCCTGAGCAATTATCTGCTGGCTCTCCAACTTCTCCAGCCTGAGATCCTTGGAGTCCAGAGAGGCCTTAGCACTGGTAAAAGCTTCCTGTACGGATGCCAACTGGATTTGCATCTGATGCCGTTCATCACGGGTTCGGTTTGCACTCTCCTGTTGGTCAATAATGAAATTCATTACTGGCCTAAACCTAGAGAAGAAGTGATTGCCACAGCGGGTTTCCAAGTCCTCTGATTGAGATCCATTTAGATTTCCAGTAATTAAACTGATGACCAGAATGGCTGTGAGCTTATACATGGTTTAAGAGCTCAACTCGATGATACTACTGAAATGATTGGGCTCCAGTGCCTCTTTTATATGCAACAGCCTGTGCGCACTTACAAAATATAGAATTTGATTTatgactcaaaaaaaatttaatttcttttatatgtatgtatatactttGATCTTTGTTTATTGACGGTTAGCGATAAGAAGCGGAAACTCATTAATTACTGATTAGGTGGAATTAAATATTGCCCGGGAATAGCAacgctaaatattttaaaacacatAATTcgattaaaaatgtataattagTTCATAGAATTTTGTTCTTGattgcaaaaataaaactgCATAATTCCCAATTAAACTGAATTATTCGGTGCCCTTCTTATACCTAAGAAAAACAatcttttagttttttttaaattcaaggcaacgaaaaccaacaagttgggtttttattataattacaaaatattttaaaggtatATCTTAGTCACAGTTTGTCTTTTAAAGTTTGCATTGCCTTTGGTGCTTCAGCATATTGTTTCTAGCCGTAAAAGACTTCGAACAGCAGGCACACTTAAAGGGTCTTTCGCCAGTGTGGGTACGGATATGAACTTTCAGATCGCAAGGTCGATGAAAAGACTTTGAGCAGTCATCACATTTGTGGGGCTTTACTGCAGAGTGCGCCCGGATGTGTCGATTTAGATCGGACCTGGACATGAAGGTCTTGTTGCATTGGGAACACTTGTTCGGCCTTTCATTAGAATGAGTCAACAGGTGGTGCTTGAGATGGTGTGCCTTCTTATAGGTCTTGGAACACTGATCACACTTGAACGATCGTTCTCCGGAGTGCATAGTAAAGTGGGCTCTGAGGGCATAGGGACGTGCATAGGAGTTTGGACACTGGGGACACTTAAACGGTCGTATCTCCGAGTGACTTAGCAGATGTCGACTGCAACTTGAGGAATACGGAAACGACTTGGGACACTTGGGGCACTTGAACACTCGAGGAAGACCTGATGGTGAAGGCTTCGGTTTATCGGTCTGATCCTCTGAATGGCTCAAAATGTGTTGCTTCAACTGCTTTGCCTCCGCAAAAGTCTTCGGGCAATCGGAACATCGGAATTGCTTGCCATGCGATTGTGCGTGCAGTGTACAGGAATCTTTGTCCTGAAACGTTTTCGGGCAATAATTACATTTGAAGGGCAAGTAAGGTGTGGGTATACGTTCCGATGCAGGCAAATCCGTTTTCGTTTTATCATGCAAATGGGTTaggatttttttctttaatggGGTGGTGGATGCAGAAGTCTTTTGGCGTTGTTTTATTTGAGGCTTTTCAGATGGTACCTCTGTTTCAGAATCCGGATAATAATCGCCCTCTTCGAACCCAGTGGTGCTAAAATCTGAATCAGAAAAATCAGACTTTTGACCATCGGCGTCTTCTTCTGAATGGGTTACAATGTGTTGGCTAAACTGTAAGGCATCCGCAAAAGACTTGGGACACAGGGAACACTTGTAACGCCGTTTCCCTCGAGAAGGCAAGTCCGATGTTTTGGGTATATTACCCAGATCCAGATCTAATGCAGATAATATATACTTCTGGCCAATATATTGTTCCGTTTCAACGACTTCAATCTTGCAGACATCTTCCTCGAATAGGTCGCTTTCCATTGCCTTGCATGCTGCCTCCAGAAATATGTCCTCATCGATAGGCTCGTTTTTAACCTTGTATTCCTGGGCGCTATTCGATTCCTCACtatgtacatttttaaaaggtttttccGTTTCTTTGTCGCAAATGGAATCCTCACTGTCTGAAATTCGACAGACTTCCTCCTTCTGCAGTTTTCGGATTATTCCAAATGTGGCTCGGGCATCCTCCAAGCAGGTTGGACATATACTTTCCGGAAGTGAATCGCCTTTCTCAACCTGGTAGCCGGACCACTGGGCAATCATATCTGGAATGGACATTTCCTGGTCCTGCACACCGTCAAATATATTGATCATATCGCCATCCTGTTGCAGGCAAACCCGGCATACTTCCTCCTCATCCATTTTCCTAAAAGCCAGCGATTAGAAAGGAATTTAAATGTTACATTTAACTTACACTGAGGATATTTTTTATTAGcgatatttatttgtttaccaTTACTCCAGTGTAACCGTGACTAGGGTTTTCAAACAAACATACCATCTGGGAAGATATTTTCTGGTATTTTTATGGTATTGCTATTTTCCATGAATGTTTTTAATGAATAAAACAAAATGCAGTTCTCATTTCCCTGCAAAAGAAAGCGCTGCTTTAACAAAAATCTAAATTTCACGCCTTTTCCGAGTTGCGAGATTGGAGAACGCTATCAGGGAAGATTTACAGGACTCTCCGTAGAGGTAAAAGATCCAGTTCAGGCGAAATCGTTGTATGACAGCGGCTGTTTTGGCAAGGGAAGCAAATCTCGCGGAGGACCGGCATCTGGAGATGAGGATGAAACGCTGCTCCTGGGCTTGGAGGAGTCCTGTTTCCTGGCCTACTACTTGAACACTTTGGAGATAACCAACTTGACTGGCAGTTCCATGGACTATCAGGCGTTTTTGGAGTCTGCCAATAAGCTAAATGAAAGATTTGTGGAGAACCTGGCCTGCTATTTGTATTTAAAGTCCAAGAATTGGGTGATCAAGAGTGGCATCAAGTTTGGCGGTGATTTTCGTAAGTTTTAAGCTTGGGAatctcaaaatatttatataaatcagATCCCTATTTCAGTTATCTACAAGCAAAGCCCTCGCTTGTACCATGCCAGCTTCTTAGTTATAGTTCAAACTCCCTGTGATACGGATTACTATCAATCAAAGAACTTGAAGGGCGTTCAACGTGTGGCTGAAACTTCCGATAAGGATGTGCTGCTCCTAACTGTCCATCGACCTAAGGATGTACTCAATCCCAAGGACTTGCAGGAGACCACAGTAACAGAGACAATTGTGCGGCGTTTCAATTACTTAACTTTTGTACAAAGCAAACAACAATAAGGAACTAATCGGAACTGATTCTACAACTTCTCCAGGCGATGCTTCTTGGGTATGCCGGTGCTGCGATAATCGGCCCGTTCTTGGAGGTATATCTGCTTGCACTCCTCCTTGAAGGCCTCGTTTTGGTACCACTGGGTAAGGCACTCCTTGAGGGCTGAGTTTTGCTTCCGGCAGGTGGCCACCATTAGTATACTGCTGGCCTTGCAGCATTCCTGGAAATCGGCCACTTCCTTGGAGCAGAATTCCGCTTTGGCACGATCCCGCATTATCTTGGGTATCAGTACTTCCCTCTCAACCTTGCGCAATCTGGTATCGTTGGGGTCACCTAGCGGAAGGATTATTAGTAACTACTCCTAACTCTTTGTTCTGACGACTCACCAAGCCCATGGGGATTATGGGGGTCTACGGTTGTCTGTTGTTCGAGGCTCATTTTGTGTTAAAAATACTATTTATTTTGTGTAACAACTTTTAGTGTGACTGATAATTGTACTACGAAAAATGCCTTGTACGTAAAAAtactgaaaataaatattccttatAAATTCTTGATTCTATTTTGTATTACCTATGTATTAACATGTTCAACAATTATGCACAGAATGCAAAGTAAAGATATTCTtgcgaaaaaattaaaaattttgattATGTGATGACGGAGCGACGAAATAGAACTAGACCAggctatttttaaaatattttgagaaTCTTGTAAAATAATAGTATTATCATCAGTTTCGTACCAAAATCCAGACGCATTTTATTAGAAAACTGTGCATTTAGAATGCTTAAATCGAAACCTAACTAAGCGGCCAGGCTAGATGAGCTGATGGGTTCCAAGTTCCGCACACCATCCTTGTCCACCACGGCGACGGTGAAGTTCTTGAGGTTGACGACCAAACGCTTCTGGATCTCGACGATGCACTTCTTGAAGACCTCGTAGGCCTCGTCCTGGGTGATGTTGGGGTGCCAGTAGCGATCGTAGATGCTGGATGCGAAGACTGCACCATAGCCATGACCGGCATAATTCACGGGCATCGCATTGGCCAGGTAGTCAATGAAGTTAAGCTCGGGGCCCTCGATGGGATCGTAGCTGGATAGTAAAAATGTGGTAAGATTTGGAAAGGATAAACCGATTCCTTGATCCTTACCCGGCCACAAACATATAGACCTGATAGGGCGTGCGACTGCGAAGATATTCGGCCAGATTTTTGCGCGTGAAATGGGCCGACGCATGTGGACTCAAATCGTAGCCGTTGCGCATCTTGTACAAGGCTATGTTCTTGGCAATGAACTCGGTGAACTGCTCCGTGTCGCCCGACTCGCCGACGGTCGATATAAGCAGATTATCCGAGACCTTGTGGATTTTGTTCTGATCTGCAAAGGGTTCGAAGTGAAGAAGTCACCGCATGAGACCCAAGCCGCCAAGAAAATTCAGACCCCCGATCTTACCCTCTTTCATCACGATTATGGAGCGGGCGTGGGTGGTGTCCGCCGCCAGCATCACGAAGTCGGGGCCCTTGATTCCCAGCAGTGTCTCCATGTCTCTACTATTTATATACTTTCGGCGCTTTCGGGAAAATTTCCAAGTTGTTTGTGAGTTGCCGAAAAGCAATGACAAGCAATAGTTAGGAGCAGTGTGTGACCGTGGCAACGAAAAATACCGGACCTGTAAAAAAATACTAACGGAAGTTTGATACCGaaatgaatttattttgtatccattaaataaattaagtaaTTGTTAAGTAACAGcttattaataaatatgttaaatacgaaatatttttaaatataaaaaaaatttaaacttcCTTTAATAACTAATATAAGGTCCTTAAATTCATAAACTTTTTACAGATGCAAGTTaattaacatttcttaattgtTTATCAAGTTAATAATCAGTCAGGTATTTTTAGTCTATACAAACCAAGTACTTGTAATTGGTTTGTaataaatgtttaatatttatatacgtctgttttcatttttttaaatatttaaaataatccTTTTAGACCCTCATGCTACAagcacattttttttaattggccACACTGGCCGTCACTATCATTTATAATTTCACAATTAACTTCTAAAATAATAGCCATTAAACCTTAAGCCATGCAGGCACCTCCTCCAGAACACTGTCCTGGCGTGGAGAGCGAGGATGCGGGCAAGGGAAACGCCTGCGCCGGCTGTCCCAACCAGAGCATCTGCAGCGATCCCAACAAGAAACTCGAGGATCCCGGCAAGGCTCTGGTGGCCGAATCGCTCAAGGATGTGCGCAACAAGCTGCTGATCCTCTCCGGAAAAGGCGGCGTGGGCAAAAGTACGGTGACCTCTTTACTGACCCGCTATCTGGCCAGGAGCTGTCCGGACAGCAACTTTGGCGTCCTGGACATCGACATTTGCGGTCCATCGCAGCCTCGTCTGATGGGCGCCCTGGGCGAGAATGTCCATCAGTCGGGATCCGGCTGGTCACCCGTGGGAATCGAAGACAATGTCTGCCTAATGTCTATCGGCTTTCTGCTCGGCTCCGTGGACGATGCCATCATTTGGCGGGGTCCCAAGAAGAACGGCATGATTCGGCAGTTCCTGAGCGAGGTGGACTGGGGCGATTTggatctgctgctgctggacaCACCGCCCGGTACCTCCGATGAGCACATGTCCGTCGTTTCCTATCTGAAGGACGACACTAAGCCGGAATCCATGCGCGCCGTCTTGGTGACCACTCCACAGGAGGTGGCTCTGTTGGATGTGCGCAAGGAGATCAACTTTTGCAAGAAGCAAAATATCCCCAT from Drosophila subpulchrella strain 33 F10 #4 breed RU33 chromosome 2L, RU_Dsub_v1.1 Primary Assembly, whole genome shotgun sequence includes:
- the LOC119547351 gene encoding COX assembly mitochondrial protein homolog, whose protein sequence is MSLEQQTTVDPHNPHGLGDPNDTRLRKVEREVLIPKIMRDRAKAEFCSKEVADFQECCKASSILMVATCRKQNSALKECLTQWYQNEAFKEECKQIYLQERADYRSTGIPKKHRLEKL
- the LOC119547350 gene encoding probable proteasome subunit beta type-2 — translated: METLLGIKGPDFVMLAADTTHARSIIVMKEDQNKIHKVSDNLLISTVGESGDTEQFTEFIAKNIALYKMRNGYDLSPHASAHFTRKNLAEYLRSRTPYQVYMFVAGYDPIEGPELNFIDYLANAMPVNYAGHGYGAVFASSIYDRYWHPNITQDEAYEVFKKCIVEIQKRLVVNLKNFTVAVVDKDGVRNLEPISSSSLAA
- the LOC119547348 gene encoding tRNA-splicing endonuclease subunit Sen2-1 isoform X3, producing MQFSFPCKRKRCFNKNLNFTPFPSCEIGERYQGRFTGLSVEVKDPVQAKSLYDSGCFGKGSKSRGGPASGDEDETLLLGLEESCFLAYYLNTLEITNLTGSSMDYQAFLESANKLNERFVENLACYLYLKSKNWVIKSGIKFGGDFHPYFSYLQAKPSLVPCQLLSYSSNSL
- the LOC119547348 gene encoding tRNA-splicing endonuclease subunit Sen2-1 isoform X1, with the protein product MQFSFPCKRKRCFNKNLNFTPFPSCEIGERYQGRFTGLSVEVKDPVQAKSLYDSGCFGKGSKSRGGPASGDEDETLLLGLEESCFLAYYLNTLEITNLTGSSMDYQAFLESANKLNERFVENLACYLYLKSKNWVIKSGIKFGGDFLIYKQSPRLYHASFLVIVQTPCDTDYYQSKNLKGVQRVAETSDKDVLLLTVHRPKDVLNPKDLQETTVTETIVRRFNYLTFVQSKQQ
- the LOC119547348 gene encoding tRNA-splicing endonuclease subunit Sen2-1 isoform X2, with the translated sequence MQFSFPCKRKRCFNKNLNFTPFPSCEIGERYQGRFTGLSVEGSKSRGGPASGDEDETLLLGLEESCFLAYYLNTLEITNLTGSSMDYQAFLESANKLNERFVENLACYLYLKSKNWVIKSGIKFGGDFLIYKQSPRLYHASFLVIVQTPCDTDYYQSKNLKGVQRVAETSDKDVLLLTVHRPKDVLNPKDLQETTVTETIVRRFNYLTFVQSKQQ
- the LOC119547348 gene encoding tRNA-splicing endonuclease subunit Sen2-1 isoform X4 produces the protein MDYQAFLESANKLNERFVENLACYLYLKSKNWVIKSGIKFGGDFLIYKQSPRLYHASFLVIVQTPCDTDYYQSKNLKGVQRVAETSDKDVLLLTVHRPKDVLNPKDLQETTVTETIVRRFNYLTFVQSKQQ
- the LOC119546614 gene encoding cytosolic Fe-S cluster assembly factor NUBP1 homolog, with protein sequence MQAPPPEHCPGVESEDAGKGNACAGCPNQSICSDPNKKLEDPGKALVAESLKDVRNKLLILSGKGGVGKSTVTSLLTRYLARSCPDSNFGVLDIDICGPSQPRLMGALGENVHQSGSGWSPVGIEDNVCLMSIGFLLGSVDDAIIWRGPKKNGMIRQFLSEVDWGDLDLLLLDTPPGTSDEHMSVVSYLKDDTKPESMRAVLVTTPQEVALLDVRKEINFCKKQNIPIVGVIENMSSFRCGNCGNSSEIFPAKTGGAAAMCAEMGVPLLGSLPLDPQVAKACDSGEDITEIKNPTTEALEGICSKIMASFS